In Zingiber officinale cultivar Zhangliang chromosome 3A, Zo_v1.1, whole genome shotgun sequence, the DNA window ATTGTTTGGGATGTCAAATTGAGTAAGAAACTCCTAGAAATAAGGATGTAATCGTAGGATGGGAAGAGATTGAGTTGGATTTGATTTGGGTTTTGAATTGAAATTGGTTGGACCATTATTGGGCTGAGTTCAGTTTAAGTTCAAGGAGTTTGAATTCGATTTGGTAGTAAAGGGATCAGGTTTAGTTGTTTGGGAGAGGATAACTTGTAGGAAAAAGGAATCACAACTGCCAATCCCTATCCATCTGCGCGAGAGATTGACTTGTTTTAGAAAAGGCGATGATCTCCTTATTTCCTACTCTCAAAATCCGAAAACTTGTTATCCAACTTACAAATCCTTGTCTCCATCAAATTCCCTGCTCTAACCGCTCCCACCTGCTACAATTTATGTGCCAACTACAGCAGCAAGGAATGCTGCAAGAAGACTGTTGTCCTCTTTTTTCCAACGCCCAAAAAATTGAGTTTAGACCTTTTCAAATCTTCTCAACCCTCCGGTGTGTAGCAATGACTTGTTTTTCTTTGATTTAGAATAGATTTAGGTCTCCTTAAAATTTTGCCCACTGCTTAGGATAGCCCCTTTGTTGTAGGTTTCCGAACCATTGGCTAGGGAAAAGATTGAGAATCAAACTTATTGTTTCCTTGTTATCTTTAATGAATTTACTTGCTGGGATTTCTGTATAAATTGCATAAAACCATGGTTTAGAAAGTAGATGACTTCTATTAAGTTAGTTTGATAAAAAGGAGAGTTTCCCAACTATCACGAGCATTTTTCACGCCAGTGAATTGATACTAGGGTCATTTTTAAGGTGGGTGATTTAGTGCTTATTCCTTTTCTCTGAGAATAAGcaaaaaaattttgatatcttgATTGAATATGTAATTGATGTTCATTATTGTTAATTggtgttaaaattatgatttcttAATCTTTAAGTGttgaaaataaagagaaaatcTTTGGAACATCTAACCATCCAACCTAAAGCTAAATTTGGATCAAAGAGAGGTTTAATATGGTGAAATAAGTATAACAAGTGCAAGATTTCATGATTCCTTTGCTTGTTGAAACTACATACTCTTGATAGTAGAACATCCTTTTAATACCAAAATGATGTTCTATACCCAAATGACTAAACTTGAGAGGAGAACATCCTTTTAATACATAGACAAAATAGATTACCACACTTGTTTGTATGAGATTAATAGGTGTGCAACATCCTAACTTAAACACTCTCCCTTGTGCCCATCATTACTCAAAGGTAATAGTCCTAGTTCTGTAGTTATCAAAACATATTGAGTTGGGTGGAGTTCGTTCCATCTCAAAATGACTAGTCACATAAGAGTGGCATCCTTTTATGGTCTGGAGCATCCAAGCTTCAATAAAAATGATGGATGATTGATTATTATAATATAGTTACTAGGTTAAATCATAATGTTATgataatttatattaatttttatttagcatTTATCTATGTATGTTCTTCATTATACCAGCTAAGAATATTTGTTCTCACCCTCATTTCGTAAGCCTGTAGACTCATAGGTATAGCAGACTTGGAGATTGCATCATATTAGTTTATTTAGGTGTTGCTGAGAAATTTTTATTATAGAATTATGTAATTGCCTTTCTAAGTTGAATTTTTAGTTAGTGTGCGGTATTGTGCCTGGTTGTGATGCCTAGTTGTTTTTAGGGATAAATTGTTGAGACAATAGGGGTGTTGTTCCCTTCTTGAAAAAGGAAGGGATCCTCGGATCATAACATTTATTGCTTTATCAAATTGGATTGGGCAAATGAAACTAAGATCATACAGCTGATGAAGCAATAGACTCCAAGTGGCTCATTGGTTCCCCAACATAAGTCACAGTCTTCTTGAAGTACAAATCCTGGTTGAAAACTTTCTCTGCCTGCAAAAGTTATTTCTATGGTTAGAGCAATATAAAAGTAAGAGAAGAGGAAAGGATATTTAGGAAAGGATGAGAATCAATATACAGTAAACCACATGTTTGCTATATATGAAGGATACAGCAGAATCCAAGTTACCTGCTACTAAGATAACCTGATATTAAAATAACTGTCCTCATTGCCCTAACCCCGATTATCCTCTCTGCTGAGATTTAGCACTCAACCTCAACAATGTCTTATAAATTTCTACACAATCAGCTAACATGAAACTCCACTTTTCTGACTGTAACAAAGCACACACAGGAGAATCCTCCAGACTCATGATTACCAGAATCCTCAAGCTTCATGAACACCATAACTTAGCATTAAGTTTTATGTCATCTCAACAGAATAATGTTATTCATCCAGCTATCCCTTGTGCCATGAGCATCCAAAACATTTTCTTCCCATTGGCAAAATTTGAATAAACAAGCTTTCCATAATGAAATATATAAAAGTCACTCTGCATTAGTGGCAAGAGTTGAATATGTTGCCCATTTCCTGGTCAAGAAAATCTATTCaagtgaaaaaaaaacataaaattttgTATTGTACATGTCAATATGGAAGTTTCAAATAATTTGCATATGTAACCACTGCAGAAGTAGGTAAAGAAAGCATAAGAAAAAAGTTCACATGGAAAACATCTTAAGACATTCAATCTTTTCCATGCATTTTATTAGGAATACAAGGTACAGAAAGCTCACCTCATAACAAATTCTACCCACAGTGGAAATGGTCTCAACAGGATACAATCCTCGAAGAGTTTCAGCACCCAAAAGGATTGCATCACTTCCTGGGAAAAGTAGACAGTTGAaagtttaacaaaataaaataagacACTGATGTATGCAGCATATAACAACAATAACACTTGTCCCATTGGAGTTGGACTATTTGAGATTGGCAAATGGATCAAATACATTAATCATGATATGTGAAATTGGAGATGTTAAAGATAGCAATATTGACTTTAAACAAGTTTCTCCATAGAAACAGAAAATACCATCGAGTATTGCATTGGCCACATCAGTTGCTTCAGCTCGTGTTGGTCTCAGATTGTCAGTCATGCTATCAACCACACGTGTGATGACTGCTGGTTTTCCAGCCATGTTACACTTATATACAGCAGCCTTTTGGAACAAAAATACCTATAGACAAAATTATGTGACTAAGTGATAAGTTATCAATCACATTAGCTGCAGcaggaaaaaaaatcaagttagaaaatccttgaaagaagaaaggaaaatttttaacaaacaCTCATCAATTGAACTCAGGCTTGGAAAATAGATATATGTTTACTATGCTTTAAAATGAGCGTTTATTTGCATCTTGTTTTATGCCAATGAGTATTTCAGCTGCATGGTTATTATGTCTTCATCAAAAAAGAGATGAAATAAAGTAATACTGGCCTTCTCAGGTGGGAGATCTATTCCAAGATTCCCACGAGAAAGAATAATTCCATCTGCTTCTTGCAGAATCTCATCAAAATGTGTAAGTCCCTGAAAAAAATTGAGCAGTGGAAACCATGACTATAAAGATTTAAAACAGATGTTTTCTATAGTCAATTCACATTTCAGCAAACCTCTATGCTCTCAATTTtggcaaatatctgagtttggtaAAGATCACCTAATTTTGACAGGAAATTCCGGGCCTGCATGCAGTGGGAGCATAAGAAGTCATCTTTTGAACAATACTTAACAAACATACCTACCTTGTGAAATAACTATTGAAAGGACAAAGACAAGACAAGATACTTGTCAGACAGTTAAGCAGAACTAATGAGTATACATAAAATAACATACTTGTCGGACATCTTCCACATGCCTTGTATAAGACAATGATAGGAAATCAATTTTGTTTTGCACACCCCATGTACTTATAACCTGAAATGTAGATAACAACAAGATTTTAGCCAAATAAGTTTGAGACTTTTTTGAGGTAATACAGAAACAAAAAACAGTATCAACAAAGACAAAATTgataactaaaataaaaaaattgggatTGTAAGAGGGACTAGGAAAAGAATGAAACGAAGGCTCAATGTAGTGTGGTTGATTGACAATAGAAAATGCATCATAAGGAATTCAAAATGATTataagattttaagaaaacaacaaaaagaattgtaAAGACTGTCTCAACTAAAGGAGTACAGCTAGTGATGGTGTAATCTACAGAAAATTAGAAATGAGGATATTATGCAGCCAAAACAAATGATAGCAAATGATAAGACAGCTATGAACTGTAGATTCCATTTAAGTATCATGAAAACACATACCAAGAGGGGAAAATGTCAATAATAGCAACATTAGTTATATAGCAGAAGAAGTTTTTCTTGAAATCATAGTCTCAACAGCCATTTCCCCCATGGGAGCATATTCTCTCTTCTATAGATGCATCTTTTGTGGGAAAGATTCACTACTACTGCATATATAGTGAATCTATGATGCACGCTAAAGTTTATGAAGGAGAAACAACATGGTCAAGGGTTCTTAAAATCACATATTTAAGTTAACCATTAAGCTTAAAGAAAAGTTTTGATTGGTGTTACATCATGCAAAGTGTTGCTTACATTTTTGTCAGATTCAGTAAGTGTTGGCAAGTCAATTCGGATTTGGGATACATGGAGAGTGAACAATGACCCAGACAGAGTAGTAGAGTTCTTTATTATGCAGACTACATCTTCCCCTTTCAACTCAGCAACCTGCATTGATAAATTGTTACAGAAAAAGCTTGGTAATGCCTTGATAACTCAAAAAAGCTTAATAATAAAGTAAATTCTTACAGCTAGTTTTCTTTCAACATTCAAGATAAATTGTTTTAGGAAAAGTTAGTTTTTGAGTCACTCGCAAAAACCATACCTCTAACCAAACAGAAGTAGTTTCACTCCCAGTAAACAAGTATTGGCCAATAAATATTGTGTCTCCTGGCTTCACAGCCTGCAAATGCAAAAGAAGAATAAACTGAGTTCTAGATATTATAAAGTAATTCTATCTGCAACATCAGAATAGAAAATAGTTACATACAGCCCTTTGTTGGGTTTGAGGCTGCACCGGCTCTATTTAAACACTACCAAGAAACTGCTAATATGATCAAATATGGAAGCGAACCATAAGAAAAGCTACACTACAAATATTTTTTGGTCTAAAACCAGCTTGAATACCTTGATGAAGCTAACAATAACCTCCTCAAACAGAAGAAGATGGTGGTCAATACACAACAACATGAGTAAGAGAGAGATATAACATAACATCCACAAAAAAAAATGCTTATGATATGAGAGCAAGTATAAAAAAAAGAAGGCAAACCACTTCCTACACCATGTACAAAAAAACTCTCAATCGTCCCACACTCCACTCTCAATATCAATGGAGAAATACAACCCAGATTATCTCCATGAGTCCTGAGATTTTAAAACCTCTCCTTGATGAAAAACCTCCCTAACAAGATTTTTGGTCTACAATAGATGATGCATGATTAAGGTATTACAACACAATGCAGAAGACCCAGGTGAGATTACCCTTTAAATAAGGAGCTGGGATCAAATCTAAGTGGAAGAAGTCATGAAGAAACAAATCAGGGGAATCTGATTGTTGATGCAAAGTGATGTATACTATCATTAGAGACCTCTTGTGGATCTCACATTGGGGCATAGGTGTGAAGGCCTGGACCAAGTACAAACAAAGTCCTAGCCATCAAAAGaacagataaaaaaaatataacccAACATTGCACAAGTACCATTGGAATTCCTCAAACAATGCTCCCACCAAGAAATAAATGAAGTCACCTCAACTTTCTAGGTGCATGTTTACTAGCCTGACACAGTCATGTTTTAGGTTGCAAAATAGTGAGAGAAGCAAAAGGGTAGAAGATTGATCAAGAAATAGCATATTCGCATAGACAAGTATGTTTTTTTACAAGGATAGATATAAGAAGATAATGCTTGCCTTTGATAGATTTGTGAAGTTTATAGGCAACAACTCAGAAGTAGCTTCCTTCTCCTGATCTGGTGTCAAAACAACATACGCGTTTGCTTCAAGTGAAATGGCCTTCTCACTTTTGTTGACAACCTGCAACTCTGGACCCACTGTATCTAACATGACCTAGAACAAGAAAAATTTATGTTATTAAAGTCCAATCAACAAAAAAGAAACTAAGAACTGGAAAATGGTCGCTAGAGCCCTGATTTTGTGGATAACGTTGCCATGAGAAAAAGTGAAAAGGAGAATAAATGCCAGGTAGAAGCATAAATGGAGCCGTTATTAGAGTTATTTGTGTCCATGGTAGATGAACGCAAGTACGCACTCACAAGTTGAACATAAGTTAAGCTCAAACTCCAAGCAAAAGCAGTAGCGGAGAGAATTGATAGCAAGCAAACGAGTGAAACCTAAATCGAGTTCGAACTCCATAGAATAGACGAGAAAATAAAGGAAGGaagaatattaaaataaaacaatGGTAGCAAGCAAGATGAACAACAATTTGCAACCTGAGAAAGTAGTCAAACAAGCGAAATATGAATAAAGCTCAAAACCATAGATCCAAGGAGAAAAAcgaaagagagaaagaaagaacATGAGTTAGCAATCAATGTTAGCGACaattttcaattaaaaaaaaggtaaattttGCTGAAACTCAGTAAGACTGATGGGGGACCAATGTATGAATATAGTAGGGAGCTGTGATAACACGACAAAGACgagcaagaagagaaaagaactTCGTCAACTTAAAGTGGCTGATAACCGAGACTACACTTACTGCACACAACTTTTGGGTGCTCCTGATAGCTGCCTTGAGATTGTCGAGAGTCTCCTGGTGATAGCCAGCGTCTCCCCAAGAGAAGTCAAAGCGTGCCACTGCCACCACATAATACCCAGTAAATCTCCCATCATCCACGAAAGAAAGCACCAATGACAACCCCGCTGCAGGAAAACAAGGCGTACCGGACATGCCAGCCTTGAGGCAGGCGGCGATCACCTCCACCGACCTGGATTTGGGGCCGAGCGTGCCCACGATCTTGGTCATTGCCGGGAAGAAACTCTGCAAAACGGCAATGTGGCCCAGAAATCAGAAGATCCAAATCGTCTGCTTCTCAACCAAGATCCAGTAGAAGAAACATACCGGCTTTGATGGCTCGAGGATCGAGGCCATCCTGATGGGTTCCTCGAGGAGAAGGTGAGTGGAATGCATTCTGAGAGCTGCCGAGAACAAAAAAGTGAGCGAATTGGAGATGGAGGAGAGACCGCTCGGAGTGGAAGTGGAAGCGGAAGCAGATCGCTACAGCACTACTCTAGTCTACTCCCCCAATTGATGCTCCATCGTCCTTTATTTTTCACGTTCTGTTATAATTGACCAGAGGCGGAAAGCGGTGGTTGGGTTGCCCGTGATACGGTCCGGTTTAACCAATCCCCAAAATGTGGGCCGTAGCCGTGCTAGGCCCAGCCCATACGAGATCTCTTTTGCCATCCGTTTCAAAATCTACGGTGACATTTGGTATGTGAGTATGGAAATAGGAAATTGAATTTattctcaaattttatttttggttGATAGTaatataattaagattttgaaataaaatttaaaaattttgtatTAATGAAAGTCATCTCTAACTTGAATTTTGATGAGAATGagaataagatctaaattttagatgaaaatatttaatatatttatttaatttttatttcatataactttctctcttcttattctctttccttattctttcatcacactttctctatcATTTCTTGCTTATCAcatattttttctcattacacataCCCTCTACTCATTTTTTCTTATCTAGGGGTGATTACGAATtgagttggttcggttattggagTAAAAAACTATCCGGTCCTACTAGATTAGATAATACAATATCAGGACCTACATCGGACCCTATATCCAATGGTTCTTATGTATCAGATATTCGATGAGTTGTCaattatttggatatccgaccttatatctaatgaaatataaaatataaatacaaataaaaaaaatattttaaaatgataatagacattactcattacaagTTATAGCAGCTAATAAgcaatagctactacaacatgtagcaactTATCGGCAATAACTATTATAACGTGTAGCAACTTATCGAGAGTAGTTGCTATAAGTAGGGATGATCACAGATTGGGTTAGTTCGATTATTGAGATAAAAAACTATCTAATCATACTAGATCGGATAATGTAATATCAGGACCCTATATTCGACGAATTTTTTTTCGGTTCGTTTGAGTCGGTATTAGCGGATTTGTCGATTTGGCGGGTTGAATGCTCACCCCTActgttatcatattttctctctcttcattctttctcatcacatttttctctcctcatcctcttttatcatgctttctctcccatcacacactctctcctcatttattttttatcacatttcctctctcctcaatttcttccatcactctctcatcattctttctcATCGTATTTTTTTCCCTCATTGTACTTTATCTCTACTcaatttctctcatcacacactttctttttattttctttcatcatacttttatttctcttcatttttctctcatcatatttttctctcccgTCACACTTTTTttactcattttctctcattatacttttcttctcttcattctttctcatcatactctctatatcctcattttcttttatagtacttttcctcttttcattttttttctatcctactttttctctcattatatttttctctaacattcaattttctcttttttctcgtTTTATCTTAtcagaataaaaaatatttaactaactaaataatatttttaagaatatatctataatttttatttttattatgatttACAAGAAAGAACCGAACACcatcttttgtaacgacccgccttctactgactaggctataaggccgatagctacattatgttgtgctaaattactattgcgaaaatctggattgattaaaatcttactaaactgattattgtaaaatctgaacttaatattctaggtgtacctaggagttgtacacatgctagggaagataatctatgcctctcggatgtcctgctagctgtaatcaggcatttcaatcgatccatgaatcgattgggctgtcggatcgatccagtgatcgatccaacttgatactggcacggagaaaagctctggatcggtcggctgaccgatccataaactatatcgcttctgtatgcggctggatcggtctaccgaccgatccaggagtacactgatcggtcggtagaccgatccagtggctcactgatcggtcggctgaccgatcagtgagcttctgtactccctgttcgcatctggatcggtcggctgaccgatccataacagacgctaactctctgttcgcgactggatcggtcagctgaccgatccagtggcacaacccaaatctgatcgatctggtttctgatttcgaatcagaacccctgatttcagcacttgttcgtgccaaaattacaTATAACAattctaaaatgactaggaaacattctaacaatgacaactaacattctaacatcataaaagaagggttctaagcataatagagtgcatgaccaactaattcatagtgattaacaactagagtgcaaataataaaatactgtaaagttctgatgcttaaacaaagcttgctaaaattccctagaatcttttattccaagttcctaccacacacaccatctctgcattgtcctccagcttcctttgttaatccatctttcctttacatttatctgcagtataaggaaaatagaatctgtaatcttaaagcttagtaagaaaccatctacctcacaaagacatgcatacggtgctaataatgattttaaaacatgttatttaaaacatatgctgaacatgtaaaagatggcatgacatacaatcattcaaacatgtatatcaaactgTACAtggagttatcatgcatattcacagggaaatactaagctggagcatgatactgagctaagctattactgatctgatactaaagctgtactgaattcatataactattttatgaacttttgaaaactatatacaaaatagttcaaaataataatcatgctgctgtttgagcCCGACAACTGTatctgctgtgcgcgcatccctaactaaacccagggttgcaaattccgaatctagtagggttactaggttatctaaacctagggacgactgtgggagcccaacccaatggatatctaatccaatacagtgccactgaaaataaaatactgaatatagctaggaatttcttattttgttgtttctaggttatctgaacctagagctaggttatctaaacctagaagcGACTGTGTGAGCCCactcattggaccgtagtcccatgtaagctggaaCTAGACTAATattctgatttaaatgctactaatgcatttaactgagctgttaaaaataccTGGGGTAGtacttagctacactaatcattttgtcgaacacttggcgtgctccaactctcccctctaatagggagaccacctctaggcacccgacaacgtctagagcctccaactgaaggagaacaacgtgtctgacccatctagaggtgctcaactaaatccctaatctgcgaggagggtttaaacacaccctacgtgtcggaaaaatctgcatataactaaactgatacatagaaaaccaaacggaagctacttatactacaggtgaggggtttcttatctcgtacgctaatttccttacaattctattcgctagaattccggtggagacaacCCCTTCGACAATTTTCTCGC includes these proteins:
- the LOC122050973 gene encoding pyruvate kinase 1, cytosolic-like; this translates as MHSTHLLLEEPIRMASILEPSKPSFFPAMTKIVGTLGPKSRSVEVIAACLKAGMSVARFDFSWGDAGYHQETLDNLKAAIRSTQKLCAVMLDTVGPELQVVNKSEKAISLEANAYVVLTPDQEKEATSELLPINFTNLSKAVKPGDTIFIGQYLFTGSETTSVWLEVAELKGEDVVCIIKNSTTLSGSLFTLHVSQIRIDLPTLTESDKNVISTWGVQNKIDFLSLSYTRHVEDVRQARNFLSKLGDLYQTQIFAKIESIEGLTHFDEILQEADGIILSRGNLGIDLPPEKVFLFQKAAVYKCNMAGKPAVITRVVDSMTDNLRPTRAEATDVANAILDGSDAILLGAETLRGLYPVETISTVGRICYEAEKVFNQDLYFKKTVTYVGEPMSHLESIASSAVRAAIKVKASVIVCFTSSGRAARLIAKYRPTMPVLSVVVPRLKTNQLRWSFSGAFEARQSLVVRGLFPMLADPRHPAESTSATNESVLKVALDHGKASGLIKSHDRVVVCQKVGDDSVVKIIELED